Proteins from one Elusimicrobiota bacterium genomic window:
- a CDS encoding NADH-quinone oxidoreductase subunit K: protein MMVAGMLQWYGIFIVLLFVVGLYCIITTTNLIRLLIGIEILIKAVTLLFALAGWLTGNTALSQVLIITLIVVEVVIMVVAGGLIVNVYRHTKSIESRGIKNLKG from the coding sequence ATGATGGTGGCTGGTATGCTGCAGTGGTACGGAATATTTATTGTATTACTTTTTGTTGTGGGATTGTATTGTATTATTACCACAACAAATCTTATACGCCTGCTGATTGGCATTGAAATTCTTATTAAAGCAGTGACGTTATTGTTTGCATTAGCCGGGTGGTTGACCGGGAACACTGCGTTATCGCAGGTGTTGATCATTACGTTGATTGTTGTAGAAGTTGTGATAATGGTTGTTGCAGGAGGATTGATAGTCAATGTGTACAGGCATACCAAAAGTATTGAATCACGCGGGATTAAGAATCTTAAAGGATAG